One segment of Pantoea sp. Lij88 DNA contains the following:
- the fabZ gene encoding 3-hydroxyacyl-ACP dehydratase FabZ, with protein MTTETHTLKIEEILELLPHRYPFLLVDRVLEFEEHKYLRAVKNVSVNEPFFQGHFPGKPIFPGVLILEAMAQATGILAFKSVGKLEPGELYYFAGIDSARFKRPVVPGDQMIMEVTFEKTRRGLTRFKGVATVDGKIVCEATMMCARSREA; from the coding sequence TTGACTACTGAAACTCATACTCTGAAAATTGAAGAGATTTTAGAGCTGCTGCCGCACCGCTATCCGTTTCTGCTGGTAGATCGCGTGCTCGAATTTGAAGAGCACAAATACCTGCGTGCAGTGAAGAACGTTTCTGTTAATGAACCGTTTTTCCAGGGGCACTTCCCTGGTAAACCGATTTTTCCTGGCGTTCTGATCCTGGAAGCGATGGCGCAGGCCACCGGTATTCTGGCGTTTAAAAGCGTAGGTAAACTGGAGCCAGGCGAACTCTATTACTTTGCCGGTATCGACAGTGCCCGCTTCAAGCGCCCTGTGGTACCAGGCGACCAAATGATCATGGAAGTCACTTTCGAGAAAACCCGCCGTGGTCTGACCCGCTTTAAAGGCGTGGCGACTGTGGACGGTAAAATCGTTTGTGAAGCGACCATGATGTGTGCCCGCAGCCGGGAGGCATAA
- the lpxB gene encoding lipid-A-disaccharide synthase, whose protein sequence is MSARPLTIALVAGETSGDILGAGLIRALKARHPDARFVGVAGPLMQAEGCEAWYEMEELAVMGIVEVLGRLRRLLTIRRDLTRRFTELRPDVFVGIDAPDFNITLEGNLKRTGIRTIHYVSPSVWAWRQKRVFKIGRNTDLVLAFLPFEKAFYDRYNVPCRFIGHTMADAMPLQPDKLAARRHLGIADDALCLALLPGSRGAEVEMLSADFLKTAQLLRRHYPALEIVVPLVNARRREQFEKIKADVAPELPMHLLDGQGREAMIASDAALLASGTAALECMLAKCPMVVGYRMKPATFWLAKRLVKTPYVSLPNLLAGRELVKELLQDECQPEALAAALDPLLHAGPERETLLQTFHELHQQIRWNADEQAADAVLELVNA, encoded by the coding sequence ATGTCAGCGCGTCCTTTAACGATTGCCCTGGTCGCCGGAGAAACCTCCGGCGATATTCTTGGTGCAGGTCTCATTCGTGCCCTGAAAGCCCGTCATCCTGATGCACGCTTTGTCGGCGTGGCGGGACCACTGATGCAGGCTGAAGGGTGCGAAGCCTGGTATGAGATGGAAGAGCTGGCAGTGATGGGCATCGTCGAGGTGCTGGGTCGCCTGCGACGTCTGCTGACAATCCGCCGCGATCTCACCCGGCGCTTTACCGAACTCAGGCCCGATGTCTTTGTCGGCATTGATGCACCCGATTTCAATATCACGCTGGAAGGCAATCTCAAACGCACGGGCATTCGCACTATCCACTATGTCAGCCCTTCGGTGTGGGCATGGCGGCAAAAGCGCGTGTTTAAGATTGGTCGTAACACCGATCTGGTGCTGGCCTTCCTGCCGTTTGAAAAAGCCTTCTACGATCGCTATAACGTTCCCTGTCGCTTTATCGGCCACACCATGGCGGATGCCATGCCGCTGCAACCCGATAAACTGGCTGCGCGCCGTCATCTCGGCATTGCCGATGATGCGCTCTGTCTGGCCCTGCTGCCCGGCAGCCGTGGTGCGGAAGTGGAAATGCTTAGCGCTGATTTCCTGAAAACAGCTCAACTGTTGCGTCGTCACTATCCGGCGCTGGAAATCGTGGTGCCGCTGGTTAATGCCCGTCGCCGCGAACAGTTTGAGAAGATCAAAGCCGACGTCGCTCCTGAACTGCCGATGCATCTGCTGGATGGTCAGGGACGTGAAGCGATGATTGCGAGCGATGCCGCACTCCTGGCGTCAGGTACTGCCGCACTGGAGTGCATGCTGGCAAAATGCCCTATGGTCGTCGGTTATCGCATGAAGCCGGCCACTTTCTGGCTGGCGAAACGGCTGGTGAAAACCCCCTACGTTTCGCTGCCAAACCTGCTGGCAGGGCGGGAGCTGGTCAAAGAGTTACTGCAGGATGAGTGTCAGCCTGAAGCCCTGGCAGCGGCGTTAGATCCGCTGCTGCATGCCGGACCTGAGCGCGAAACCCTGCTGCAGACGTTTCATGAATTACATCAACAGATCCGCTGGAACGCCGATGAGCAGGCAGCGGATGCGGTACTGGAGCTGGTGAATGCCTGA
- the accA gene encoding acetyl-CoA carboxylase carboxyl transferase subunit alpha produces the protein MSLNYLDFEQPIAELEAKIDSLTSIGRQDDKHVNLDEEVQRLREKSVELTRKIFADLGAWQIAQLARHPLRPYTFDYVRNAFDDFDELAGDRAYADDKAIVGGIARLDGRPVMIIGHQKGRETKEKIRRNFGMPAPEGYRKALRLMEMAERFKMPIITFIDTPGAYPGVGAEERGQSEAIARNLREMSGLKVPVICTVIGEGGSGGALAIGVGDKVNMLQYSTYSVISPEGCASILWKSADKAPLAAEAMGITAHRLKELKLIDSVIPEPLGGAHRRPVDMAQSLKQQLLADLADLDGLSTEELLDRRYQRLMSYGYA, from the coding sequence ATGAGTCTTAATTACCTGGATTTTGAACAGCCAATTGCAGAACTGGAAGCGAAGATTGATTCGCTGACTTCGATTGGTCGTCAGGATGATAAACACGTTAATCTGGATGAAGAAGTTCAGCGTCTGCGTGAGAAAAGCGTTGAGCTGACCCGTAAAATCTTCGCTGATTTGGGCGCATGGCAGATCGCTCAACTGGCGCGTCATCCGTTACGTCCTTACACCTTTGACTACGTTCGCAATGCTTTCGACGATTTCGATGAGCTGGCGGGCGACCGTGCTTACGCGGATGACAAAGCGATTGTGGGCGGGATTGCGCGTCTGGATGGACGTCCGGTGATGATCATCGGGCACCAGAAAGGCCGTGAAACCAAAGAGAAGATTCGCCGTAACTTCGGCATGCCAGCACCGGAAGGCTATCGCAAAGCGCTGCGCCTGATGGAGATGGCTGAGCGTTTCAAAATGCCAATCATCACCTTCATCGACACACCGGGTGCGTATCCGGGCGTGGGCGCGGAAGAGCGTGGGCAGTCTGAAGCGATCGCCCGTAACCTGCGTGAAATGTCTGGCCTGAAAGTACCGGTAATCTGTACGGTCATCGGTGAGGGCGGTTCTGGTGGTGCGCTGGCGATTGGCGTGGGCGATAAAGTGAATATGCTGCAGTACAGCACCTATTCAGTCATCTCGCCGGAAGGCTGTGCCTCAATTCTGTGGAAAAGCGCTGACAAAGCGCCGCTGGCCGCTGAAGCGATGGGCATTACCGCTCACCGCCTGAAAGAGCTGAAGCTGATTGACTCCGTGATCCCTGAGCCGCTGGGGGGCGCACATCGCCGTCCGGTTGATATGGCGCAGTCACTGAAGCAGCAGCTGCTGGCTGACCTGGCCGATCTCGATGGACTCAGCACTGAAGAGTTGCTGGATCGTCGTTATCAGCGCCTGATGAGCTACGGCTACGCCTGA
- the rnhB gene encoding ribonuclease HII yields the protein MPDFIYPVASLIAGVDEVGRGPLVGAVVTAAVILDPANPITGLADSKKLSEKRRLALYDEIKEKALAWSLGRAEPEEIDQLNILHATMLAMQRAVAGLSIQPDYVLIDGNRCPALPMPSLAVVKGDSLVAEISAASIIAKVSRDREMAELDLLFPQYGFAQHKGYPTALHMEKLTQYGATPHHRRSFAPVRNALLDAEVLAARQTLTL from the coding sequence ATGCCTGATTTTATCTATCCTGTCGCCAGCCTGATTGCCGGTGTGGACGAAGTCGGTCGCGGTCCGCTGGTTGGCGCGGTGGTGACTGCTGCCGTGATCCTCGACCCGGCGAACCCGATTACCGGTCTTGCTGACTCGAAGAAACTGTCGGAGAAGCGCCGCCTGGCGTTGTATGACGAAATCAAAGAGAAGGCGCTGGCATGGAGTCTGGGACGTGCAGAACCTGAAGAGATCGATCAGCTCAACATCCTGCACGCCACCATGCTGGCGATGCAGCGCGCGGTCGCTGGCCTGAGTATTCAGCCCGACTATGTACTGATTGATGGTAATCGTTGCCCGGCGCTGCCCATGCCTTCACTGGCCGTCGTTAAAGGGGATAGCCTGGTTGCCGAAATCAGTGCGGCATCGATCATCGCCAAAGTATCGCGGGATCGTGAGATGGCCGAACTGGACCTGCTGTTCCCGCAGTATGGCTTTGCGCAGCACAAAGGTTATCCGACGGCGCTGCATATGGAAAAACTGACGCAATATGGCGCCACGCCGCACCACCGTCGCAGTTTTGCGCCCGTACGCAATGCGCTGCTTGATGCTGAAGTACTGGCTGCACGCCAGACCCTTACGCTTTAA
- the dnaE gene encoding DNA polymerase III subunit alpha: protein MAEPRFIHLRVHSDYSMVDGLAKTGPLIKKAAALGMPAIAITDFTNLCGLVKFYGGAHSAGIKPVIGADFNVASELMGDELTQLTVLASSNTGYQNLTLLISRAYQRGYGVDGPIIDRDWLIELQEGLILLSGGRRGDVGRSLLRGNSALVSQCLSFYQQHFPDRYYLELIRTGRQDEESYLHAAVELAIAEGIPVVATNEVCFINAEDFDAHEIRVAIHDGYTLDDPKRPRNYSPQQYMRSEEEMCELFSDIPEALENSVEIAKRCNVTVRLGEYFLPQFPTGDMTTEDYLVVKSREGLEERLEFLFPDEAERLEKRPEYDERLEIELTVINQMGFPGYFLIVMEFIQWSKDNGVPVGPGRGSGAGSLVAYALKITDIDPLEFDLLFERFLNPERVSMPDFDVDFCMEKRDQVIEHVADMYGREAVSQIITFGTMAAKAVIRDVGRVLGHPYGFVDRISKLIPPDPGMTLEKAFIAEPQLPAMYDADEEVKALIDMARKLEGVTRNAGKHAGGVVIAPTKITDFAPLYCDEHGQFPVTQFDKNDVEYAGLVKFDFLGLRTLTIIDWALKMINPRREKQGLEPIDIASIPLDDKKSFDMLQRSETTAVFQLESRGMKDLIKRLKPDCFEDMIALVALFRPGPLQSGMVDNFIDRKHGREAISYPDIQWQHESLKPVLEPTYGIILYQEQVMQIAQVLSGYTLGGADMLRRAMGKKKPEEMAKQRSVFRDGAESMGIDGELSMKIFDLVEKFAGYGFNKSHSAAYALVSYQTLWLKAHYPAEFMAAVMTADMDNTEKVVGLVDECWRMGLKVLPPDINSGLYPFHVNEAGEIVYGIGAIKGVGEGPIEAIIDARNEGGYFRELFDLCARTDTKKINRRVMEKLIMSGAFDRLGPHRAALMSSLSDALKAADQHAKAEAIGQADMFGVLAEEPEQVEKSYASVTPWPEQVQLEGERETLGLYLTGHPINQYLKEIERYVGGVRLKDMHPTDRGKITVAAGLVIAARVMVTKRGNRIGICTLDDRSGRLEVMLFTDALDKYQQLLEKDRILIVSGQVSFDDFSGGLKMTAREVMDIDEAREKYARGLAISLTDRQIDDQLLNRLRQSLEPHRSGTIPVHLYYQRADARAKLRFGAAWRISPSDRLLNDLRSLIGSEQVELEFD, encoded by the coding sequence ATGGCTGAACCCCGTTTTATACATCTGCGTGTCCACAGTGACTATTCGATGGTTGATGGCCTGGCGAAAACCGGGCCGTTGATCAAGAAAGCGGCTGCCCTTGGCATGCCTGCTATCGCGATAACCGACTTCACTAACCTCTGTGGTCTGGTGAAATTTTACGGTGGCGCACACAGCGCAGGGATAAAGCCGGTCATTGGTGCCGATTTCAACGTTGCCAGTGAGCTGATGGGGGATGAACTGACACAGCTTACCGTGCTGGCGTCCAGTAACACCGGCTATCAGAACCTGACGCTGCTGATCTCCCGCGCCTATCAGCGTGGTTATGGCGTGGACGGGCCCATCATCGATCGCGACTGGCTGATTGAATTGCAGGAAGGATTAATCCTGCTGTCCGGCGGACGCCGTGGTGATGTGGGTCGCAGCCTGCTGCGTGGCAACAGTGCCCTGGTGTCGCAGTGCCTGTCGTTTTATCAGCAGCATTTCCCCGATCGTTACTACCTTGAGCTGATTCGTACGGGCCGTCAGGACGAAGAGAGCTATCTGCATGCCGCAGTGGAACTGGCGATTGCAGAGGGAATACCGGTCGTCGCCACCAATGAAGTCTGCTTTATCAATGCAGAAGATTTCGATGCGCACGAAATTCGCGTTGCCATTCATGACGGCTATACGCTGGATGATCCCAAGCGTCCACGCAACTACAGTCCTCAGCAATATATGCGCAGCGAAGAGGAGATGTGCGAGCTGTTTTCGGACATCCCGGAAGCGCTGGAAAACAGCGTAGAGATTGCTAAGCGTTGTAACGTCACGGTGCGGCTGGGTGAGTACTTCCTGCCGCAGTTCCCGACCGGTGACATGACCACGGAAGATTATCTGGTGGTGAAATCCCGTGAGGGCCTGGAAGAGCGTCTTGAATTCCTCTTCCCGGACGAAGCCGAACGTCTGGAGAAACGCCCGGAATATGATGAGCGTCTGGAGATTGAGCTTACCGTTATTAACCAGATGGGCTTCCCCGGTTACTTCCTGATCGTAATGGAGTTCATCCAGTGGTCCAAGGATAACGGCGTGCCGGTCGGACCCGGCCGTGGTTCGGGTGCCGGTTCGCTGGTGGCCTATGCGCTGAAAATCACGGATATCGATCCGCTGGAATTTGACCTGCTGTTCGAACGCTTCCTGAACCCGGAACGTGTCTCGATGCCCGACTTCGACGTCGACTTCTGCATGGAGAAACGCGATCAGGTGATCGAACACGTCGCAGATATGTACGGACGTGAAGCGGTTTCCCAGATTATCACCTTCGGTACCATGGCGGCCAAAGCGGTTATCCGCGATGTGGGCCGCGTGCTGGGTCATCCGTATGGTTTTGTCGATCGTATTTCAAAACTGATCCCACCCGATCCCGGTATGACGCTGGAAAAAGCCTTTATCGCTGAACCGCAGCTTCCTGCGATGTATGACGCCGATGAAGAGGTGAAAGCGCTAATCGACATGGCGCGCAAGCTGGAAGGGGTCACGCGTAACGCCGGTAAACATGCGGGTGGCGTGGTCATCGCGCCCACGAAGATCACCGATTTTGCGCCGCTCTATTGTGATGAGCATGGACAGTTCCCGGTCACGCAGTTCGATAAAAACGATGTGGAATATGCCGGCCTGGTGAAGTTCGACTTCCTGGGTCTGCGTACGCTGACGATCATCGACTGGGCGCTGAAGATGATCAACCCGCGCCGGGAAAAGCAGGGGCTGGAGCCGATCGATATCGCCTCTATCCCGCTGGATGATAAGAAAAGCTTCGATATGCTGCAGCGTTCGGAAACCACCGCGGTGTTCCAGCTTGAATCGCGCGGCATGAAAGATCTGATTAAGCGCCTGAAGCCCGACTGCTTCGAAGATATGATCGCACTGGTGGCACTGTTCCGTCCGGGTCCGCTGCAGTCCGGCATGGTAGATAACTTCATCGACCGTAAGCATGGCCGTGAAGCGATCTCTTACCCGGATATCCAGTGGCAGCACGAAAGCCTGAAACCGGTACTGGAGCCGACCTACGGCATCATCCTCTATCAGGAACAGGTGATGCAGATCGCCCAGGTTCTCTCCGGCTATACCCTGGGCGGTGCAGATATGCTGCGTCGTGCAATGGGTAAAAAGAAACCCGAGGAGATGGCCAAACAGCGTTCAGTCTTCCGTGACGGCGCTGAAAGTATGGGCATCGACGGCGAACTGTCGATGAAGATCTTCGATCTGGTCGAAAAATTTGCAGGCTATGGCTTTAACAAGTCACACTCTGCGGCTTACGCGCTGGTCTCCTATCAGACCCTGTGGCTGAAAGCGCACTATCCGGCTGAGTTCATGGCGGCGGTAATGACTGCCGATATGGATAACACCGAGAAAGTGGTGGGCCTGGTCGATGAGTGCTGGCGTATGGGGCTGAAAGTTCTGCCGCCCGATATCAACTCTGGTCTTTATCCGTTCCACGTCAATGAAGCGGGCGAGATCGTTTACGGTATCGGCGCGATCAAAGGCGTGGGTGAAGGCCCGATCGAAGCGATCATCGATGCCCGTAACGAAGGCGGATATTTCCGCGAACTGTTTGATCTCTGCGCCCGTACCGACACCAAAAAGATCAACCGTCGGGTGATGGAAAAACTGATCATGTCCGGGGCTTTCGATCGCCTCGGACCGCATCGCGCCGCGCTGATGAGTTCACTCAGCGACGCGTTAAAAGCCGCCGATCAGCATGCGAAAGCGGAAGCGATTGGTCAGGCCGATATGTTTGGCGTGCTGGCCGAAGAGCCGGAGCAGGTGGAGAAATCCTACGCCAGCGTCACGCCCTGGCCTGAGCAGGTGCAGCTGGAGGGTGAACGGGAAACGCTCGGGCTATACCTGACCGGCCACCCGATTAATCAGTATCTGAAAGAAATTGAGCGTTACGTTGGCGGGGTGCGACTGAAAGATATGCATCCTACCGATCGGGGAAAAATTACCGTGGCGGCCGGTCTGGTGATCGCCGCACGCGTAATGGTCACCAAGCGCGGCAACCGAATTGGTATCTGTACTCTGGACGATCGCTCCGGTCGTCTTGAGGTGATGTTATTTACCGATGCGTTAGATAAATACCAGCAGCTGCTGGAGAAAGACCGAATCCTGATCGTCAGCGGACAGGTCAGCTTTGATGACTTCAGTGGCGGGCTTAAAATGACCGCTCGTGAAGTCATGGACATCGACGAAGCTCGCGAAAAATACGCGCGCGGACTTGCTATCTCGCTGACGGACAGGCAAATTGATGACCAGCTATTAAACCGACTCCGTCAGTCCCTGGAACCCCATCGATCAGGGACTATTCCGGTGCATCTCTACTATCAGAGAGCCGACGCGCGAGCGAAGCTGCGCTTTGGTGCAGCGTGGCGAATTTCGCCCAGCGATCGTTTACTTAACGATCTGCGCTCGTTGATTGGATCGGAGCAGGTGGAACTGGAGTTTGACTAG
- the lpxA gene encoding acyl-ACP--UDP-N-acetylglucosamine O-acyltransferase yields MIDPTATIHPSSVIEEGAIIGARVHIGPFCFIGANVEIGEGTVLKSHVVVNGHTRIGKDNQIYQFASIGEVNQDLKYAGEPTRVEIGDRNRIRESVTIHRGTTQGGHVTTVGSDNLLMVNVHIAHDCVIGNRCIFANNATLGGHVTVDDFAIIGGMTAVHQWCIIGAHVMVGGCSGVAQDVPPYVIAQGNHATPFGINIEGLKRRGFSKESLHAIRNAYKLLYRSGRTLEEVKPEIEAIAQQHSEVQPFYDFFTRSTRGLIR; encoded by the coding sequence GTGATTGATCCAACCGCCACTATCCATCCCAGTTCTGTCATCGAAGAGGGCGCTATCATTGGCGCCCGCGTTCACATTGGCCCGTTTTGCTTTATTGGCGCGAATGTAGAGATCGGTGAAGGAACAGTACTGAAGTCACACGTTGTGGTGAACGGCCACACGCGTATCGGTAAAGATAATCAGATCTATCAGTTCGCCTCCATTGGCGAAGTGAATCAGGATCTGAAATATGCCGGTGAGCCAACACGGGTTGAGATCGGTGATCGCAACCGCATCCGTGAAAGCGTGACGATTCATCGCGGCACCACGCAGGGTGGCCATGTCACCACCGTGGGCAGCGATAATCTGCTGATGGTGAATGTCCACATTGCGCATGACTGCGTGATTGGCAACCGCTGTATCTTCGCCAACAACGCCACCCTGGGTGGTCACGTGACGGTCGATGATTTCGCCATTATTGGCGGCATGACAGCGGTACATCAGTGGTGCATCATCGGTGCTCACGTGATGGTAGGTGGCTGTTCCGGCGTGGCGCAGGATGTGCCGCCTTACGTTATTGCGCAGGGCAACCACGCGACGCCGTTCGGGATCAATATTGAAGGTCTTAAGCGCCGTGGCTTCAGCAAAGAGTCGTTGCACGCCATTCGCAATGCCTACAAGCTGCTCTATCGCAGCGGCAGAACGCTGGAAGAAGTGAAGCCGGAAATCGAAGCCATCGCGCAGCAGCACAGCGAAGTGCAGCCTTTCTACGACTTCTTCACCCGTTCAACCCGTGGATTAATTCGTTAA
- a CDS encoding lysine decarboxylase LdcC: MNILAIMGAHGVFYKDEPLRELDAALNLQGFQLLYPKNSDDLLKLIEHNPRISGVIFDWDAHNSPELCGEINQLNEYLPLYAFINTHSQMDISINEMRMPLHFFEYALNAADDIALHIRQYTDDYLDHITPPLTKALFTYVKEGKYTFCTPGHMAGTAFQKSPVGCLFYDFFGANTLKSDISISVTELGSLLDHTGPHLEAEEYIARTFGAEQSYMVTNGTSTSNKIVGMYAAPAGSTVLIDRNCHKSLTHLLMMSDLIPIWLKPTRNALGILGGIPKHEFTRESITQKVATTDRATWPVHAVITNSTYDGLLYSTQYIKETLDVPSIHFDSAWVPYTNFHPIYAGKSGMSGDRVPGKVVYETQSTHKLLAAFSQASMIHIKGDYDEQTFNEAYMMHTTTSPNYAIVSSIETAAAMLRGNPGKRLINRSVERALHFRREIQRLREESDSWFFDIWQPEQIDEAQCWAIQPGEEEWHGFTQADRDHMYLDPIKVTILTPGMSELGEMADEGIPAALVAKFLDERGIVVEKTGPYNLLFLFSIGIDKTKAMSVLRGLTEFKRAYDLNLRVKNMLPDLYAEDPDFYRNMRIQTLAQGIHQLIRHHDLPRLMLQAFDVLPEMKMTPHQAFQQQVKGNIETVDLSELVGRVSANMILPYPPGVPLVMPGEMITEKSRAVLDFLLMLCSIGRHYPGFETDIHGASLTEEGEYRVRVLKNDPA; the protein is encoded by the coding sequence TTGAATATTCTGGCGATCATGGGCGCGCACGGCGTGTTTTATAAAGATGAACCGTTACGCGAACTCGACGCGGCGTTAAATCTGCAAGGCTTCCAGCTGCTTTACCCGAAAAACAGTGACGATCTGCTGAAACTGATCGAACACAATCCGCGTATTAGCGGCGTCATCTTCGACTGGGATGCACACAACAGTCCGGAACTGTGCGGTGAGATTAATCAGCTCAACGAATATCTGCCACTGTATGCCTTTATCAACACCCACTCGCAGATGGACATCAGCATCAATGAGATGCGTATGCCGCTGCATTTCTTTGAGTATGCGCTGAATGCCGCCGACGATATCGCGCTGCATATCCGGCAATATACCGATGACTATCTCGACCACATTACGCCGCCGCTGACTAAAGCGCTGTTCACCTATGTGAAAGAGGGCAAGTACACTTTCTGCACGCCAGGCCATATGGCGGGCACCGCCTTTCAGAAAAGCCCGGTCGGCTGCCTGTTTTACGATTTCTTCGGGGCTAATACCCTGAAATCAGACATCTCAATTTCCGTTACCGAGCTGGGTTCGCTGCTGGATCACACCGGCCCGCACCTTGAAGCGGAAGAGTATATCGCCCGCACTTTTGGCGCCGAGCAGAGTTACATGGTGACCAACGGCACTTCAACGTCGAACAAAATTGTCGGCATGTATGCCGCCCCGGCCGGCAGCACCGTGCTGATTGACCGTAACTGCCACAAGTCTCTGACGCATCTGCTGATGATGAGCGATCTGATTCCGATCTGGCTGAAGCCGACCCGCAATGCGCTGGGGATTCTCGGCGGTATTCCGAAGCATGAGTTCACCCGCGAGAGCATTACGCAGAAGGTGGCGACCACCGATCGCGCCACCTGGCCGGTTCATGCGGTGATCACGAACTCGACTTACGATGGTCTGCTCTACAGCACCCAGTACATCAAAGAGACGCTGGATGTGCCGTCGATTCATTTCGATTCGGCCTGGGTGCCTTACACCAATTTCCACCCGATCTACGCCGGTAAAAGCGGCATGAGTGGCGACCGTGTCCCGGGCAAAGTGGTATATGAAACGCAGTCGACCCACAAACTGCTGGCGGCGTTTTCGCAGGCGTCCATGATTCACATTAAAGGCGACTACGACGAACAGACGTTTAACGAAGCCTACATGATGCACACCACCACTTCGCCGAATTACGCCATCGTCTCTTCGATTGAAACTGCCGCCGCGATGCTGCGCGGTAATCCCGGCAAGCGACTGATTAATCGCTCGGTGGAGCGGGCGTTGCACTTCCGTCGTGAGATTCAGCGCCTGCGTGAAGAGTCCGACAGCTGGTTCTTTGATATCTGGCAGCCGGAACAGATCGACGAAGCGCAGTGCTGGGCGATCCAGCCCGGTGAAGAAGAGTGGCACGGATTCACTCAGGCCGATCGCGATCACATGTACCTCGATCCGATCAAAGTTACTATCCTGACGCCGGGCATGAGCGAGCTGGGTGAGATGGCAGACGAGGGGATCCCGGCGGCGCTGGTGGCTAAGTTCCTTGATGAGCGCGGCATCGTGGTGGAAAAAACCGGCCCCTACAACCTGCTGTTCCTGTTCAGCATCGGCATCGACAAAACCAAAGCGATGAGCGTGCTGCGCGGTCTGACCGAGTTTAAACGCGCCTACGATCTCAATCTGCGGGTGAAGAACATGCTGCCGGATCTCTACGCCGAAGATCCCGACTTCTATCGCAATATGCGCATTCAGACGCTGGCGCAGGGGATCCATCAGCTGATCCGCCATCATGACCTGCCGCGTCTGATGCTGCAGGCGTTCGATGTGCTGCCAGAAATGAAGATGACGCCGCATCAGGCGTTTCAGCAGCAGGTGAAGGGCAACATCGAAACGGTGGATCTCAGCGAACTGGTCGGGCGGGTGTCGGCCAACATGATTCTGCCTTATCCGCCAGGCGTTCCACTGGTGATGCCGGGCGAGATGATTACCGAGAAGAGCCGTGCCGTGCTCGACTTCCTGCTGATGCTCTGCAGCATTGGCCGGCATTATCCAGGCTTCGAAACCGATATTCATGGTGCCAGCCTGACGGAAGAGGGCGAGTACCGCGTCCGCGTGCTGAAAAACGATCCCGCTTAA